GTTGCTCCTTTTACACTGTGTGTCGCCTCCCAGAGTATCTTATAAGATTTTGCATCTATCAGCTTTAAAGAAGCGGAGACTTCCGGATAAGAGCTGGTCCCTGCCCGCGACATACCGTATTCTTCAACCGCTCCAACAATAAAGGCCTGGACATTAAGCCGATTTCCAGCCCTTTCGGCAACACTTTTGCTGATAACGCCTTCTGTTTCCTTAACCCCTTCTTCCTTCAGGATCTTAGCTACCTCTCCAAATTCAACAACATCAAATATACCCCTCCTTAGCACCTCCACAGCCACGACATTCATTAGCTTGCCTTCCGCGTCCTTCTCCTTGGTCAGGTTTTTCAGAGGCACAATGGCCACTGTTTTAATATATGTAAGATCGGCTGTAGGGTGGATATAACTCATG
Above is a genomic segment from Anaerolineae bacterium containing:
- a CDS encoding GNA1162 family protein, which encodes MKKISCIKQTILLLAVLPLFYNCGGPMSYIHPTADLTYIKTVAIVPLKNLTKEKDAEGKLMNVVAVEVLRRGIFDVVEFGEVAKILKEEGVKETEGVISKSVAERAGNRLNVQAFIVGAVEEYGMSRAGTSSYPEVSASLKLIDAKSYKILWEATHSVKGATILDRLFGIGKKSSSDLCRELVEEMFDTLFGGR